GCGGACTCGGATTCGCCGCCAGATGGATCAGGACGTCCTGGCCCTCGAGGGCGTCGACGAACTCGTCGCGGTTCGCGATCTCGAGGGTCTCGGTGTCTAAATCCTCGCTCTCGCTGTGAGAGAAGAGCGCGAGCGTCTCGTCGTCGAACGCCTCGATAGACTGCCTGCCGACCCGCCCCGATGCGCCCGTGATGGCGATCTCGGTCATAGTCGACGGACACCGAGTGCGGGGAAATAGTCCCGGCTTGAAAGCCCCGCCGGGCTCTAGACTCGAGCTCGGACACCCCGTTCAGCCCCAGCGAAAGCCCCGATCCGTCGGCGCTTACGCCGACGGGCCGCCCCTTTCAGTCCCGCTCGATGGTTGATCGACCGGTCGGCCGAAACAGGTCGGGGGCGAAACCACTGACTACGGCTCGACGACGAGTTTGCCGACGCTATCCCGATCCTGCATCGTCGCGAACGCCTCACCGGTCGCCTCGAGCGGGAACGTCTCGTCGATCACCGGTGAGAGGTCGCCGTCGGCGGTCAGTTCGACGAGGCGGCGCAGATCGTCCTGCGTCCCCATCGTGGAGCCGACGACGCGCTTGTGACCGAGGAAGAGGTCCGGAACGTCGATCGTCGACTCGCCGCCGGCCGTGCGGCCGCAGACGACCATCGTCCCGCCGCGGCGCATGACCTCCTGACCGAGCCGGGTGTACTCGCCGCCGAGGTGGTTGATCACCGCGTCGGGAGTACCGATCGCCTCGACCGCCTCGCGGATCGCGTCGGGCTCGGTCGCCCGGATCGCGTGATCGAGCCCCAGTTCGGCGACGCGCTCGAGTTTCGACGCCGACGAGGAGGTTCCGATCGTCCGGGCGCCGAGGATGTCGGCGAGCTGGACGGCGGCGACGCCGACGCCGCCGGTCGCGCCGGGAACGAAGACGAGGTCGCCCGGCCCGACGTCGGCTCGCCGGAGCATGTGGAACGCGGTCATGTAGGCGGTCGGAATCGCCGCGGCGGTCGTCGCGCTCACGCCGTCGGGAAGCGCGACGAGCCGATCGGCCTCGACGCGGGCCGTCTCCGCGAGCCCGCCGTGGTACAGCGAGAACCGTTCGCAGCGGTTCTCCGGCCCCTCGCGGCAGAACCGACAGGACCCGCAGGTCTGATTCGGACAGAGGACGACCCTGTCGCCCGGCGCGACGTCGTCGACGTCGTCGCCGACCGCGCCGACGACGCCGGCGACGTCCAGCCCCGTCACGAACGGGAGGTCGTCGTCGTCGACCATCGCCGAATCGCCCTCGAGGATCCACAGATCGTGGCGGTTGATCGCACAGGCGTCGACGTCGACCGCGGCCTCGCCGGGGCCGGGATCGGGCTCGTCTCGCTCGATCACGCTCACTCCCTCGGGACCGATCAGATCGGTGAAGGCTGCGGCTCGCATCGGGCGAGGAATCGGCCTCGAGTCCGTTCAACCCACCGGTCCCGGCGGTTTGGGTCCTGGTCCTCGACTCGGGACGGATACACGTGCGGCGGCGGCCTCGAACCCGTCGTCGATTCGGCTCAGTCGACGAACTGATCCAGCGTCGCGTCGAGGCCGTTCCGAACTTCGCTGACCAGCGCGCCCTCGATGTCGAGTCCGAGGACGTCGACGGCCGCCCGCCCGACTCGCTCGCGCATCTCGGGGGGCGAGTAGACGCCGAGTCGCCACTGGGAGTACTGGGCCGCGCGCAGCGCCTCGACCAGCGGCGATTGTTGGCCCAGCCGGCGGATATCGCCGTTGACGACCACCCTCGAGGTCGACTCCTTCATCGACGGTCGGCTCTGGACGTCGACGATGACGCACTCGGGATCGACCGCGGCGTCGTCGGCGATCTCCCGCTCGAACT
This portion of the Haloterrigena gelatinilytica genome encodes:
- a CDS encoding zinc-binding dehydrogenase codes for the protein MRAAAFTDLIGPEGVSVIERDEPDPGPGEAAVDVDACAINRHDLWILEGDSAMVDDDDLPFVTGLDVAGVVGAVGDDVDDVAPGDRVVLCPNQTCGSCRFCREGPENRCERFSLYHGGLAETARVEADRLVALPDGVSATTAAAIPTAYMTAFHMLRRADVGPGDLVFVPGATGGVGVAAVQLADILGARTIGTSSSASKLERVAELGLDHAIRATEPDAIREAVEAIGTPDAVINHLGGEYTRLGQEVMRRGGTMVVCGRTAGGESTIDVPDLFLGHKRVVGSTMGTQDDLRRLVELTADGDLSPVIDETFPLEATGEAFATMQDRDSVGKLVVEP